One region of Coregonus clupeaformis isolate EN_2021a chromosome 31, ASM2061545v1, whole genome shotgun sequence genomic DNA includes:
- the LOC121547227 gene encoding putative RNA-binding protein Luc7-like 1 isoform X2, which produces MDLGECAKTHDLALRADYEIASKERDLFFELDAVDHLESFIADCDRRTELAKKRLVETQDEISAEVAEKAETVHELNEEIGKLLAKAEQLGAEGNVDEAQKVLQEVEKVRSRKRDAEEEYRNSMPASSFQQQKLRVCEVCSAYLGLHDNDRRLADHFGGKLHLGFIQIREKLEALKKTVLEKQEKRNQDRLKRREEREKEERMKKRTKSRSRERSREHRRSSSRDRRRRRSRSSSRERRRSSRSRSRDRERRRRHRSRSRSKGCRHSHEPSSRHKSSRDRERSSRDRSRERSRKRGSSERRQDSRDQNGRTDSRRVEDRDRDL; this is translated from the exons ATGGATCTAGGAGAATGTGCAAAGACCCACGACCTGGCACTCCGGGCCGACTATGAAATTGCCTCCAAGGAGAGAGACCTCTTCTTCGAGCTTGAC GCTGTGGATCATCTGGAGTCCTTCATCGCCGATTGCGACCGGAGAACAGAGTTGGCCAAGAAACGACTGGTTGAGACCCAAGACGAGATCAGTGCGGAGGTGGCTGAAAAG GCAGAGACGGTCCACGAGCTGAACGAGGAGATCGGGAAGCTCCTGGCCAAGGCAGAGCAGCTGGGTGCCGAGGGGAATGTGGACGAGGCCCAGAAGGTCCTACAGGAAGTGGAGAAGGTTCGCAGCAGAAAGAGGGACGctgag GAGGAGTACAGAAACTCCATGCCTGCCTCCAGTTTCCAGCAGCAGAAGCTTCGTGTCTGCGAGGTGTGCTCGGCCTACCTGGGTCTCCACGACAACGACCGTCGCCTGGCCGACCACTTTGGTGGGAAGCTGCACCTGGGCTTCATCCAGATCAGGGAGAAACTGGAAGCCCTGAAG AAAACCGTCCTTGAAAAGCAGGAGAAGAGGAACCAGGATCgtctgaagaggagagaggagagagagaaggaggagaggatgaagaagag GACCAAATCACGGAGCAGGGAAAGGAGCAGGGAACATAGAAG GTCCAGCTCTCGCGACCGTAGGAGACGGCGTTCGCGTTCCTCGTCTCGGGAGAGGCGGCGTTCCTCCCGCTCTCGCTCCAGGGACCGGGAGAGGAGGAGACGCCACCGCAGCCGGTCCCGCAGCAAGGGCTGCCGCCACAGCCACGAGCCCAGCTCCAGACACAA GTCATCCAGGGATCGAGAGCGCTCCTCCAGAGACCGTTCACGGGAGCGAAGCAGGAAGAGGGGATCCTCGGAGCGGCGGCAGGACAGCAGGGATCAGAACGGGAGGACCGACTCACGCCGGGTTGAGGACAGGGATAGAGACCTTTGa
- the LOC121547946 gene encoding epidermal growth factor receptor kinase substrate 8-like protein 1, with translation MMDPYGIPSPPIPHAPNPLLSNPPPYPGIRANGVNGGQPQPDIYFLRAEREVGILNHCFNDIEVFMAKLQQTAVAATVFSQRKKKNKKSRKQRAEEDLLTAKACPPPKEEFMDIFQKFKYCFSLLVRLKSSISNPSSEELLHHMFKPLDMLVRITGGPALGASVISPALTNSAISLLQDNLSEEERQLWTALGPHWTLPRSQLSGPVAPYTPVFLDGWKPEASRADGQVWEDPVESQHKHEALREKQQLQPTQPVGPPVTFMSDEADSSVLPPEGERMYSCSYDFVARNNSELSVQQGDTLEVVESSKRWWKCRNRFNEVGFVPFNILEPVSHIESPVTMRPPKPPVSPALTKTHTPPSPPAWNPSSLTPRPSAHHRPRPLSYSQSIPAGDDTDKVMMVNDKLLQRLTNGKASLNKPLVIPRSSDTLVPLDYRSPPEEVEEWLRGKGFSEMTVTLLGKLTGALLFSLNKEDLREVLPDEGARVYSQLTVQKALLEDAKKATELEAVMEKQKMKVDLKLESSTL, from the exons ATGATGGACCCCTACGGAATTCCAAGCCCCCCCATTCCACATGCTCCCAACCCCCTGCTTTCCAACCCTCCACCTTACCCAGGAATCAGAG CGAATGGTGTAAACGGCGGGCAACCTCAGCCTGATATTTATTTTCTACGAGCTGAGAGAGAAGTG GGGATCCTTAATCACTGTTTCAATGACATTGAGGTCTTCATGGCAAAGCTACAACAGACTGCAGTGGCTGCCACAGTTTTCAGCCAGAGgaagaagaaaaataagaaaaGTCGCAAGCAAAGAGCAGAGG AGGACTTGCTTACTGCAAAGGCTTGCCCTCCACCTAAAGAAGAATTCATGGATATCTTCCAAAAATTCAAATACTGCTTCAGTCTACTG GTTCGTCTCAAGTCTTCCATCTCCAACCCATCCTCAGAAGAGCTGCTCCACCATATGTTCAAACCTCTTGATATG CTGGTGAGGATTACTGGGGGCCCTGCTCTAGGAGCCTCAGTGATCAGCCCTGCCCTGACCAACTCAGCCATATCCCTACTTCAAGACAACCTGTCCGAAGAGGAGAGGCAGCTATGGACGGCCCTTGGGCCCCACTGGACACTCCCACG tTCCCAGCTCAGTGGGCCCGTGGCTCCGTACACGCCTGTGTTCCTGGATGGGTGGAAGCCAGAGGCCTCCAGGGCAGATGGGCAGGTTTGGGAGGATCCGGTCGAGTCACAACACAAACATGAAGCCTTGCGGGAAAAACAACAG CTGCAGCCTACTCAGCCAGTTGGACCTCCAGTCACCTTTATGAGCGATGAAGC GGATAGCAGTGTCCTACCCCCTGAGGGAGAGAGGATGTACAGCTGCAGCTATGACTTTGTGGCCCGCAACAACAGTGAGCTGTCAGTGCAACAGGGAGATACACTGGAG GTGGTGGAGTCGTCCAAACGCTGGTGGAAGTGTCGTAATCGCTTCAACGAGGTCGGCTTTGTCCCCTTCAACATCCTGGAGCCAGTGTCTCACATAGAAAGCCCTGTGACCATGAGACCACCCAAG CCTCCAGTCTCACCTGCCCTGACCAAGACTCACACTCCTCCCAGCCCTCCTGCCTGGAATCCTAGCTCCTTGACCCCTCGCCCCTCAGCCCACCACCGCCCTCGCCCACTATCATACAGCCAATCCATTCCAGCCGGAGATGACACAGACAAAG tcATGATGGTGAACGACAAGCTGCTCCAGAGACTGACCAATGGGAAGGCCAGCCTGAACAAGCCCCTGGTCATCCCTCGCTCCTCAGACACCTTGGTCCCCCTGGATTACCGCTCACCCCCcgaggaggtggaggagtggcTCAGGGGGAAGGGCTTCAGTGAGAT GACGGTGACGTTACTTGGAAAGCTGACAGGAGCCCTGCTCTTCTCTCTGAACAAGGAGGACCTACGAGAAGTCCTACCAGACGAGGGCGCCAGAGTGTACAGCCAGCTCACTGTGCAGAAAGCACTGTTGGAG GACGCCAAGAAGGCCACAGAGCTGGAGGCAGTGATGGAAAAGCAGAAGATGAAGGTGGATCTGAAACTGGAGAGTAGCACACTGTAA